Proteins encoded by one window of Vitis riparia cultivar Riparia Gloire de Montpellier isolate 1030 chromosome 11, EGFV_Vit.rip_1.0, whole genome shotgun sequence:
- the LOC117925139 gene encoding trihelix transcription factor ASIL1 — translation MDDTEDDAGYPPKRYSVNHHSSFNTAPSSNRQKLPVRNASYALQVPPQYDVVDEEEDDEDNAQEEDELDEDDDEEDDDEDDDVIEPAGDSGLNPKKRKLRDLVNNYEFAPRVVPPPTSRLPFGGRNSSAEWTEHETLLLLEAWGERFVQLGRKSLRSDDWADVAEKVSEGSKIERTDMQCRNRLDTLKKKYKKERAKVEEMGGGNSKWVFYKKMDALMGLSPTPSRQQYGLACGVDSGEYVFMNPRVYLNRSNGLDEMRDSPGNSEYGDDDSEGLPLKRTNPGGDDEEGSSIRLLADSIEKFGEIYEKIEKTKRQQMMELEKMRMDFHRELELRRKEMLERTQAEIAKIRQGDDEDTDASDENYSG, via the coding sequence ATGGACGATACTGAAGATGATGCTGGGTACCCTCCGAAACGGTACTCCGTCAATCACCATTCCTCCTTCAATACGGCGCCGTCTTCCAACCGCCAGAAGCTTCCCGTGCGAAACGCCTCGTATGCCCTTCAAGTCCCACCTCAATACGACGTCGTAGATGAGGAGGAGGACGACGAAGACAACGCCCAAGAAGAGGATGAATTGGATGAAGACGATGACGAGGAAGACGACGACGAGGACGACGATGTTATTGAACCCGCGGGAGACTCGGGGTTGAATCCAAAGAAGCGGAAGCTGAGGGATTTGGTTAACAATTACGAGTTCGCCCCACGTGTGGTGCCGCCGCCGACCTCGAGGTTGCCGTTCGGCGGACGGAATTCGTCGGCGGAGTGGACGGAGCACGAGACTTTGTTGTTGTTGGAGGCGTGGGGAGAGAGGTTTGTTCAGCTTGGGAGGAAGAGTTTGAGGTCTGATGATTGGGCCGATGTTGCGGAGAAGGTCTCGGAGGGTTCCAAGATTGAACGAACGGATATGCAGTGTAGAAATCGATTGGATACGTTGAAGAAGAAGTACAAGAAGGAGAGGGCTAAAGTGGAGGAAATGGGAGGTGGGAATAGCAAATGGGTTTTCTACAAGAAGATGGATGCGTTAATGGGGTTGTCGCCAACTCCAAGTCGGCAACAGTATGGGCTTGCTTGTGGGGTTGATTCCGGGGAATACGTGTTTATGAATCCCCGAGTTTATTTGAATAGGTCGAACGGATTGGATGAGATGAGGGATAGCCCTGGGAATTCGGAGTATGGTGATGATGATTCAGAGGGGCTTCCTCTGAAGAGGACTAACCCGGGAGGGGACGATGAGGAGGGATCTTCAATTAGGTTGTTGGCAGATTCAATTGAGAAGTTTGGTGAGATTTACGAGAAGATTGAGAAGACCAAGAGGCAGCAGATGATGGAGTTGGAGAAGATGAGGATGGATTTTCATAGAGAATTGGAGTTGCGTAGGAAGGAGATGCTAGAGAGAACTCAGGCAGAGATTGCAAAAATACGGCAAGGGGATGATGAAGACACTGATGCTTCAGATGAGAACTACAGTGGTTGA